One Cupriavidus taiwanensis LMG 19424 DNA segment encodes these proteins:
- a CDS encoding DsbA family oxidoreductase yields MPQPLKIDFVSDIACPWCAIGLSSLQLALQRMGDAVDAEIIVHPFELNPGMRPEGEAIVDYLGRKYGRTPAQVAETQAMIRERGAAVGFAFGPRTHVYNTFDAHRLLHWAGLEGKQLPLKQALLRAYHADGKDPSNHDVLVDAAQSVGLDAATARKVLAGDDYADAVRAEIGEYQRMGIQSVPSIIFNDRYLVTGGQPVEAFEQAIRDIAAEAQQAQG; encoded by the coding sequence ATGCCACAACCCCTCAAGATCGACTTCGTCTCCGACATCGCCTGCCCCTGGTGCGCCATCGGCCTGTCTTCGCTGCAGCTGGCACTGCAGCGCATGGGCGATGCGGTCGACGCCGAGATCATCGTGCATCCGTTTGAACTGAATCCGGGCATGCGCCCCGAGGGCGAAGCCATCGTCGACTACCTCGGCCGCAAATACGGCCGCACGCCGGCGCAGGTCGCCGAAACCCAGGCGATGATCCGCGAACGCGGCGCCGCCGTGGGCTTTGCCTTTGGCCCGCGCACCCATGTCTACAACACCTTCGATGCCCACCGCCTGCTGCACTGGGCCGGGCTGGAAGGCAAGCAGCTGCCGCTGAAGCAGGCGTTGCTGCGCGCCTACCACGCGGACGGCAAGGACCCGAGCAACCATGACGTGCTGGTCGACGCGGCCCAGTCCGTCGGCCTGGATGCCGCCACGGCGCGCAAGGTGCTGGCGGGCGACGACTATGCCGACGCGGTGCGCGCGGAAATCGGCGAATACCAGCGCATGGGCATTCAGTCGGTGCCGTCGATCATCTTCAACGACCGCTACCTGGTGACCGGCGGCCAGCCGGTGGAGGCGTTCGAGCAAGCCATCCGCGACATTGCCGCGGAAGCGCAGCAGGCGCAAGGCTAG
- a CDS encoding nitric-oxide reductase large subunit, producing the protein MGPYRKLWFLLIAVLAVTFSLLGYYGVEVYRQAPPIPAKVVTAEGRTLFSGDDILDGQTAWQSVGGMQLGSIWGHGAYQAPDWTADWLHRELTAWLDLAARDGYGRPFAQLDAPAQAALREQLRSEYRANATDPASNVLTVSKRRAQAMADTAAYYEQLFSDAPALHTTREHYAMKENTLPSAERRQQLTHFFFWTAWAASTARPGHEATYTNNWPHEPLIGNQPTSENVVWSVISVVVLLAGVGFLVWAWAFLRGKEETPPQAPARDPLLSVALTPSQRALGKYLFLVVALFVFQVFLGGFTAHYTVEGQKFYGIDVSQWFPYALVRTWHIQSALFWIATGFLAAGLFLAPLINGGKDPKFQRLGVDILFWALVVVVAGSFTGNYLAIAQKLPAHLNFWLGHQGYEYVDLGRLWQIGKFAGIVIWLVLMMRGILPALRARGTDRNLLALLTSSVVAIGLFYGAGLAYGERTSLTVMEYWRWWVVHLWVEGFFEVFATTALAFIFSTLGLVSRPMATAASLASASLFMLGGIPGTFHHLYFAGTTTPVMAVGAAFSALEVVPLIVLGHEAWENWSLKQRAPWMADLKWPLMCFVAVAFWNMLGAGVFGFMINPPIALYYIQGQNTTPVHAHAALFGVYGFLALGFTLLVLRYVRPACRLSPALMKTAFWGLNLGLVLMIGTSLLPIGIIQFLASVEHGTWYARSEAFMQQPILQTLRWVRTFGDVVFIVGAVSFAWQVVVGLAQRAPRAADTVTVGMKPAAR; encoded by the coding sequence ATGGGTCCCTACCGCAAACTCTGGTTCCTGCTGATCGCCGTGCTGGCGGTCACGTTCTCCCTGCTCGGCTACTACGGCGTCGAGGTGTACCGGCAGGCCCCGCCCATCCCGGCCAAGGTGGTCACGGCCGAGGGCCGCACGCTGTTCAGCGGCGACGACATCCTCGATGGCCAGACCGCATGGCAGTCCGTCGGCGGCATGCAGCTCGGCTCCATCTGGGGCCATGGCGCTTACCAGGCGCCGGACTGGACTGCCGACTGGCTGCACCGCGAACTGACCGCGTGGCTGGACCTGGCCGCCAGGGATGGCTATGGCCGCCCCTTCGCGCAGCTTGACGCGCCGGCACAGGCCGCCTTGCGCGAGCAACTGCGCAGCGAGTACCGCGCCAACGCCACCGATCCGGCCAGCAATGTGCTGACGGTATCGAAGCGCCGCGCACAGGCCATGGCCGATACCGCCGCCTACTACGAGCAGCTCTTCTCCGACGCGCCGGCGCTGCACACCACGCGCGAGCACTACGCGATGAAGGAGAACACGCTGCCGAGCGCGGAGCGCCGCCAGCAGCTGACGCATTTCTTCTTCTGGACCGCGTGGGCCGCATCGACCGCGCGCCCGGGCCATGAGGCCACCTACACCAACAACTGGCCGCACGAGCCGCTGATCGGCAACCAGCCCACCAGCGAGAATGTGGTGTGGTCGGTGATCAGCGTGGTGGTGCTGCTGGCCGGCGTCGGCTTCCTGGTATGGGCCTGGGCTTTCCTGCGCGGCAAGGAGGAGACGCCGCCGCAGGCGCCGGCGCGCGACCCGCTGCTGTCCGTGGCGCTGACGCCGTCGCAACGCGCGCTCGGCAAGTACCTGTTCCTGGTGGTGGCGCTGTTCGTGTTCCAGGTGTTCCTGGGCGGCTTTACCGCGCACTACACCGTCGAAGGCCAGAAGTTCTACGGCATCGACGTGTCGCAGTGGTTCCCGTACGCGCTGGTGCGCACCTGGCATATCCAGAGCGCGCTGTTCTGGATTGCCACGGGCTTCCTCGCCGCCGGGCTGTTCCTGGCGCCGCTGATCAACGGTGGCAAGGATCCGAAGTTCCAGCGGCTGGGTGTCGACATCCTGTTCTGGGCGCTGGTGGTCGTGGTGGCGGGTTCGTTCACCGGCAACTACCTGGCCATCGCGCAGAAGCTGCCGGCCCACCTGAACTTCTGGCTGGGCCACCAGGGCTATGAGTATGTCGACCTGGGCCGGCTGTGGCAGATCGGCAAGTTTGCCGGCATCGTGATCTGGCTGGTGCTGATGATGCGCGGCATATTGCCGGCGCTGCGCGCGCGCGGCACCGACCGCAACCTGCTGGCGCTGCTGACCTCGTCGGTGGTGGCAATCGGCCTGTTCTATGGCGCGGGCCTGGCCTACGGCGAACGCACCAGCCTGACGGTGATGGAGTATTGGCGCTGGTGGGTGGTGCACCTGTGGGTCGAGGGCTTCTTCGAAGTGTTCGCCACCACGGCGCTGGCCTTCATCTTCTCCACGCTGGGCCTGGTGTCGCGCCCGATGGCCACCGCGGCCAGCCTGGCGTCGGCCTCGCTGTTCATGCTGGGCGGGATTCCCGGCACCTTCCACCACCTGTACTTTGCCGGCACCACCACGCCGGTGATGGCGGTGGGCGCCGCCTTCAGCGCGCTGGAAGTGGTGCCGCTGATCGTGCTGGGCCATGAAGCCTGGGAGAACTGGAGCCTGAAGCAGCGCGCGCCGTGGATGGCCGACCTGAAATGGCCGCTGATGTGTTTTGTCGCGGTGGCGTTCTGGAACATGCTGGGCGCTGGCGTGTTCGGCTTCATGATCAACCCGCCGATCGCGCTGTACTACATCCAGGGCCAGAACACCACGCCGGTCCATGCCCATGCCGCGCTGTTCGGCGTGTACGGCTTCCTGGCGCTGGGCTTTACGCTGCTGGTGCTGCGTTACGTGCGCCCGGCATGCCGGCTCAGCCCGGCGCTGATGAAGACCGCGTTCTGGGGGCTGAACCTGGGCCTGGTGCTGATGATCGGCACCAGCCTGCTGCCGATCGGCATTATCCAGTTCCTGGCCAGCGTCGAGCATGGCACCTGGTATGCGCGCAGCGAGGCCTTCATGCAGCAGCCCATCCTGCAGACGCTGCGCTGGGTGCGCACCTTCGGCGACGTGGTGTTTATCGTCGGCGCGGTGTCGTTCGCGTGGCAGGTGGTGGTGGGACTGGCGCAGCGCGCGCCGCGTGCGGCGGATACCGTCACCGTGGGGATGAAGCCCGCCGCGCGCTGA
- the ytfE gene encoding iron-sulfur cluster repair protein YtfE — translation MMLQDHSLGQLARQIPGATRLFHDHGLDFCCGGKQSLRDAAQQKGLDAAAVAAIAAQLHALQDEADPSAQDWNTAAPAALIDHILVRFHARHREQLPELIRLARRVEQVHGDRPDCPLGLADHLSAMLGELESHMQKEEQVLFPMLLRGLHAAASRPIAVMRAEHDDHGVALQRLAELTHDITLPRAACNTWRALYLGLRALREDLMEHIHLENNVLFESAAATAVAGAPAQANGCGCSAHA, via the coding sequence ATGATGTTGCAAGACCATTCGCTGGGCCAGCTGGCCCGCCAGATCCCCGGCGCCACCCGCCTCTTCCACGACCACGGTCTGGACTTCTGCTGCGGTGGCAAGCAGTCCCTGCGCGACGCCGCGCAGCAGAAGGGGCTCGATGCCGCCGCCGTGGCCGCCATCGCCGCGCAGCTGCATGCGCTGCAGGACGAGGCCGATCCGTCGGCGCAAGACTGGAACACGGCCGCACCCGCAGCGCTGATCGACCATATCCTGGTGCGCTTCCACGCCCGCCACCGCGAGCAGTTGCCCGAGCTGATCCGCCTGGCGCGGCGGGTCGAACAGGTCCATGGCGACCGGCCGGACTGTCCGCTGGGCCTGGCCGACCACCTGAGCGCGATGCTGGGCGAGCTGGAATCCCACATGCAGAAGGAAGAGCAGGTGCTGTTCCCGATGCTGCTGCGCGGCCTGCACGCCGCCGCAAGCCGGCCGATCGCGGTGATGCGCGCCGAGCATGACGACCATGGCGTGGCCCTGCAGCGCCTGGCCGAACTGACGCACGACATCACGCTGCCGCGCGCGGCCTGCAATACCTGGCGCGCGCTCTACCTGGGCCTGCGCGCGCTGCGCGAAGACCTGATGGAACACATCCACCTCGAAAACAACGTGCTGTTCGAAAGCGCCGCGGCCACCGCGGTAGCTGGCGCGCCGGCGCAGGCCAACGGCTGCGGCTGCTCGGCGCACGCCTGA
- the norR gene encoding nitric oxide reductase transcriptional regulator NorR: MMQGAMYPDLLADLVVDLPHAVRLQRLVSALRTHFRCGAVALLRLEEDHLRPVAVDGLVGDALGRRFAVGLHPRLAAILARRGVTCFHHDSMLPDPYDGLIDEHVGEPLPVHDCMGTRLEVDGQPWGALTLDALTVGTFDGAAQAELQRLTVIVEAAIRTTRLEGEIRALQLARGTPDAEEGAAPHDIGAEIIGQSEAIANLLHELEVVADTDLPVLLLGETGVGKELFAHRLHRQSRRRAQPLVHVNCAALPESLAESELFGHARGAFSGATGERPGRFEAADGGTLFLDEVGELPLAIQAKLLRTLQNGEIQRLGSDRPRRVNVRVIAATNRNLREHVRDGSFRADLYHRLSVYPIPIPPLRERGNDVLLLAGRFLELNRARLGLRSLRLSGGAQDALRHYRWPGNVRELEHVISRAALRAVSRGAGRNDIVTLAPELLDLDGLEQPPATTDGASAASPPAMPALPAGIALRDAVEQTQRACIAQALRDHGGNWAQAARQLGIDASNLHKLARRLGCK; the protein is encoded by the coding sequence ATGATGCAAGGCGCCATGTATCCCGACCTGCTGGCCGATCTCGTCGTGGATTTGCCGCACGCGGTGCGCCTGCAGCGGCTGGTCAGCGCGTTGCGCACGCATTTCCGTTGCGGCGCCGTGGCCCTGCTGCGGCTGGAGGAAGACCACCTGCGCCCGGTGGCGGTCGACGGCCTGGTGGGAGATGCGCTGGGGCGGCGCTTCGCGGTGGGCCTGCATCCACGCCTGGCCGCGATCCTGGCGCGCCGCGGGGTGACCTGCTTCCACCACGACAGCATGCTGCCCGACCCGTACGACGGCCTGATCGATGAGCATGTGGGCGAGCCGCTGCCGGTGCATGACTGCATGGGCACCCGGCTGGAAGTGGACGGCCAGCCCTGGGGCGCGCTGACGCTGGATGCGCTCACGGTTGGCACCTTCGACGGCGCGGCCCAGGCCGAACTGCAGCGGCTGACGGTGATCGTGGAGGCGGCCATCCGCACCACCCGGCTGGAAGGCGAGATCCGCGCGCTGCAGCTGGCGCGCGGTACCCCCGATGCCGAAGAAGGCGCGGCCCCGCATGACATCGGCGCGGAAATCATCGGCCAGAGCGAGGCCATCGCCAACCTGCTGCATGAACTGGAAGTGGTGGCCGACACCGACCTGCCGGTGCTGCTGCTGGGCGAGACCGGCGTGGGCAAGGAGCTGTTCGCGCACCGCCTGCACCGCCAGTCGCGCCGGCGCGCGCAGCCGCTGGTGCACGTCAACTGCGCCGCGCTGCCCGAATCCCTGGCCGAGAGCGAGCTGTTCGGCCACGCGCGCGGCGCCTTCTCGGGCGCCACCGGCGAGCGCCCCGGGCGCTTCGAGGCCGCCGACGGCGGCACCCTGTTCCTGGACGAGGTGGGCGAGCTGCCGCTGGCGATCCAGGCCAAGCTGCTGCGCACGCTGCAGAACGGCGAGATCCAGCGGCTGGGCTCGGACCGCCCGCGCCGCGTCAACGTGCGCGTGATCGCCGCGACCAACCGCAACCTGCGCGAGCATGTGCGCGACGGCTCGTTCCGCGCCGACCTGTACCACCGCCTGTCGGTCTACCCGATCCCGATTCCCCCGCTGCGCGAGCGCGGCAACGACGTGCTGCTGCTGGCGGGGCGCTTCCTCGAGCTGAACCGCGCCCGCCTGGGCCTGCGCAGCCTGCGGCTCTCTGGCGGCGCGCAGGACGCGCTGCGCCACTACCGCTGGCCCGGCAACGTGCGCGAGCTGGAACACGTGATCAGCCGCGCCGCGCTGCGCGCGGTCAGCCGCGGCGCGGGCCGCAATGACATCGTGACGCTGGCGCCGGAACTGCTCGACCTCGACGGCCTGGAGCAGCCGCCGGCCACCACGGATGGCGCCAGCGCGGCCAGCCCGCCCGCCATGCCGGCGCTGCCGGCGGGCATTGCGCTGCGCGACGCCGTGGAGCAAACCCAGCGCGCCTGCATCGCGCAAGCATTGCGCGACCACGGCGGCAACTGGGCGCAGGCGGCGCGCCAGCTCGGCATCGACGCCAGCAACCTGCACAAGCTGGCCAGGCGGCTGGGATGCAAGTGA
- a CDS encoding polyhydroxyalkanoate granule-associated phasin: MMTATQIYWPPGLWPFPTVFSGVQQLGDMQADLAGSWRRMAELNLDFTRTLFENFQFDAMGTMMEPDPEARYAREIASELPLLGGPLHYTSAMLELFARAQQKWIDGWGHLLTRSMGLDWQGLQQDVIDIPFWLVRETPRQT, encoded by the coding sequence ATGATGACCGCAACGCAAATCTACTGGCCGCCGGGATTGTGGCCCTTCCCTACCGTCTTCTCCGGCGTGCAGCAGCTCGGCGACATGCAGGCTGACCTGGCCGGCAGCTGGCGCCGCATGGCGGAGCTCAACCTGGATTTCACCCGCACGCTGTTTGAGAACTTCCAGTTCGACGCCATGGGCACGATGATGGAGCCGGATCCCGAAGCCCGCTACGCGCGCGAGATCGCCAGCGAGCTGCCGCTGCTCGGCGGTCCGCTGCATTACACCTCGGCCATGCTGGAGCTGTTCGCCCGTGCCCAGCAGAAATGGATCGACGGCTGGGGCCACCTGCTGACGCGCAGCATGGGGCTCGACTGGCAGGGCCTGCAGCAGGACGTTATCGATATTCCGTTCTGGCTGGTGCGGGAAACCCCGAGACAAACCTGA
- a CDS encoding histidine kinase N-terminal 7TM domain-containing protein, whose translation MPSYSLVLLLTVAVVACIGMAIATWPRRDDPTVQAFLVLAAGAAIWSGGRLLEISSTDLEGRILWAKVQYLGIVAVPIGWLVAMVHLSRPRYVVPWSRLWLPVLAAVVTVVMVFTNERHGLVWPRITLLPPGVLPGAVFDHGVGYAVAAAWTYLLLALSLYFLVTAEVPNGALSRRGRAILGGGLALPLVANVAYLNRWTGPLGGDLTPATFSLMAALVWFCALRTHLDDIGHYARLRVFDALSEGCVIVDGHGTIVEFNPAAAQLWPALRRGDPLPAGWDTALRPSPANPEAHAADSVAVPFVPPGAPFELTGERVARLDGRQMGTLLFLRDISRFQSRELALSARLGQTEEQLWQVQADLDIDALTGIRNRRYFQRESIAAVTRACERGQPLGLLILDVDQFKQYNDLHGHMAGDDCLRQIAGAISGVLHGEQFCARLGGEEFAAVLPGASRDETRELARRMVAAVRELGIAHQGTPVQPVVTISVGAVWAVPEAPRLEPLLHRADSAMYRAKRAGRNRFMLDGDA comes from the coding sequence ATGCCCTCATATTCGCTGGTTCTCCTGCTTACCGTCGCCGTGGTTGCCTGTATCGGCATGGCCATCGCCACCTGGCCGCGGCGCGACGATCCGACCGTGCAAGCGTTCCTGGTGCTGGCCGCCGGAGCCGCCATCTGGAGCGGCGGCCGCCTGCTGGAAATCAGTTCGACCGACCTGGAGGGGCGCATCCTGTGGGCCAAGGTCCAGTACCTCGGGATCGTGGCCGTGCCGATCGGCTGGCTGGTGGCGATGGTGCACCTGAGCCGGCCGCGCTACGTGGTGCCCTGGTCCCGGCTATGGCTGCCGGTGCTGGCGGCGGTGGTCACCGTGGTGATGGTCTTTACCAACGAGCGCCACGGCCTGGTGTGGCCGCGCATCACGCTGCTGCCGCCCGGCGTGCTGCCCGGCGCGGTGTTCGACCATGGCGTCGGCTATGCCGTGGCGGCCGCGTGGACGTACCTGCTGCTGGCGCTGAGCCTGTATTTCCTGGTCACGGCCGAGGTGCCCAACGGCGCCTTGTCGCGCCGCGGGCGCGCCATCCTGGGCGGGGGACTGGCCCTGCCGCTGGTGGCCAATGTTGCCTATCTCAACCGCTGGACCGGACCGCTGGGCGGCGACCTGACCCCGGCGACGTTTTCGCTGATGGCGGCGCTGGTGTGGTTCTGCGCGCTGCGCACCCATCTGGACGATATCGGGCACTACGCGCGGCTGCGCGTGTTCGATGCGCTCAGCGAGGGCTGCGTCATCGTCGACGGCCACGGCACCATCGTCGAATTCAATCCGGCCGCGGCGCAGCTGTGGCCGGCGCTGCGCCGCGGCGACCCGCTGCCCGCCGGCTGGGACACCGCGCTGCGGCCTTCTCCTGCAAACCCTGAGGCCCACGCCGCGGACAGCGTTGCCGTGCCCTTCGTCCCGCCGGGCGCGCCGTTCGAGCTGACCGGCGAACGCGTCGCGCGCCTGGACGGCCGGCAGATGGGCACCCTGCTGTTCCTGCGCGACATCAGCCGCTTCCAGTCGCGCGAGCTGGCGCTGAGCGCGCGGCTGGGCCAGACCGAAGAACAGTTGTGGCAGGTGCAGGCAGACCTGGATATCGACGCGCTGACCGGCATCCGCAACCGCCGCTACTTCCAGCGCGAATCGATCGCGGCCGTGACGCGCGCGTGCGAGCGCGGCCAGCCGCTGGGGCTGCTAATCCTGGACGTGGACCAGTTCAAGCAATACAACGACCTGCATGGCCACATGGCCGGCGACGACTGCCTGCGGCAGATTGCCGGCGCCATCAGCGGCGTGCTGCACGGCGAGCAGTTCTGCGCGCGCCTGGGCGGCGAGGAGTTCGCCGCGGTGCTGCCCGGCGCGAGCCGTGACGAGACCCGCGAGCTGGCGCGCCGCATGGTGGCCGCGGTGCGCGAGCTGGGCATCGCGCACCAGGGCACGCCGGTGCAGCCGGTGGTGACCATCAGCGTGGGGGCAGTCTGGGCCGTGCCCGAAGCGCCGCGGCTGGAGCCGCTACTGCATCGCGCCGACAGCGCGATGTACCGCGCCAAGCGCGCGGGCCGCAACCGTTTCATGCTGGACGGCGACGCCTGA
- the ubiT gene encoding ubiquinone anaerobic biosynthesis accessory factor UbiT, protein MSALRKLMAGVHRRLPARARALPLVAALELARRAGWLEPPAALNGHAFLLTVQDLALAVPFRCEGGRFRAGSADDEPALTLRACAVDYLRLLGGEADTDTLFFQRRLVISGDTALGLEVKYWLDAAPRPAWVSQAAARLVALYGATAGRAGAAS, encoded by the coding sequence ATGAGCGCGCTGCGCAAGCTGATGGCCGGCGTGCACCGGCGCCTGCCGGCACGCGCGCGGGCGCTGCCGCTGGTGGCCGCGCTGGAGCTGGCGCGGCGCGCCGGCTGGCTGGAGCCGCCCGCGGCACTGAACGGACACGCCTTCCTGCTGACGGTGCAGGACCTGGCGCTGGCCGTGCCGTTCCGCTGCGAAGGCGGGCGCTTCCGCGCCGGCAGCGCGGACGACGAGCCCGCGCTGACGCTGCGTGCCTGCGCGGTGGACTACCTTCGCCTGCTGGGCGGAGAAGCCGACACCGACACGCTGTTCTTCCAGCGCCGGCTGGTGATCAGCGGCGATACCGCGCTGGGGCTGGAGGTCAAGTACTGGCTCGATGCCGCGCCGCGGCCCGCCTGGGTCAGCCAGGCCGCGGCGCGGCTGGTGGCGCTGTACGGCGCCACCGCGGGACGGGCGGGCGCGGCATCCTGA
- a CDS encoding U32 family peptidase encodes MPHTAAAAMPHAAAMPGFGIALGPLLYYWPREAVLQFYASVADAPVDRVYLGETVCTRRHEIRHAQWLEIAQMLRDAGKEVVLSTPVLVESDTDIAWMRRACEQDDYLVEANDLGAVRCRAGRPFVGGPHLNVYHADTLAWLAGLGAVGCVAPVEMDGATLAALAAARPAGTQLEAFVWGRLPLAFSARCFTARHHRLRKDSCEFRCMDYPDGLVAATGEGQAFFTLNGVQTQSATCLDLCAEALDMARMGVGMLRVSPHSTGTLAVVQQLAAIRAGQRAPAASGITPAGAEPCNGYWHGRAGIAWEAPA; translated from the coding sequence ATGCCACACACCGCCGCGGCCGCGATGCCGCACGCCGCTGCGATGCCCGGCTTCGGCATCGCCCTGGGTCCGCTGCTGTACTACTGGCCGCGCGAGGCCGTGCTGCAGTTCTACGCGTCGGTCGCCGATGCGCCGGTCGACCGCGTCTACCTGGGCGAAACCGTCTGCACCCGCCGCCATGAAATCCGCCATGCGCAATGGCTGGAGATTGCGCAGATGCTGCGCGATGCCGGCAAGGAAGTGGTGCTGTCCACGCCGGTGCTGGTCGAGTCCGATACCGATATCGCATGGATGCGGCGTGCCTGCGAGCAGGACGACTACCTGGTCGAGGCCAACGATCTTGGCGCGGTGCGCTGCAGGGCGGGGCGACCCTTCGTCGGCGGCCCGCATTTGAATGTCTACCATGCCGATACGCTGGCATGGCTGGCCGGGCTGGGCGCGGTGGGCTGCGTCGCGCCGGTGGAAATGGATGGCGCCACGCTGGCCGCGCTGGCGGCGGCGCGGCCAGCCGGCACGCAGCTGGAAGCCTTTGTCTGGGGCCGCCTGCCGCTGGCGTTCTCGGCGCGCTGCTTTACCGCGCGCCACCATCGCCTGCGCAAGGACAGCTGCGAATTCCGCTGCATGGACTATCCCGATGGCCTGGTCGCCGCGACCGGCGAAGGGCAGGCGTTCTTCACGCTGAACGGGGTGCAGACGCAGAGCGCCACCTGCCTGGACCTGTGCGCCGAGGCGCTGGACATGGCACGGATGGGCGTGGGGATGCTGCGCGTCAGCCCGCATTCGACCGGCACGCTCGCGGTGGTGCAGCAGCTGGCGGCGATCCGCGCGGGGCAGCGCGCGCCTGCTGCCAGCGGCATCACGCCGGCTGGTGCCGAGCCGTGCAACGGCTACTGGCACGGCCGCGCCGGCATCGCCTGGGAGGCGCCGGCATGA
- the ubiU gene encoding ubiquinone anaerobic biosynthesis protein UbiU, which produces MTRSTPARSDAPPRRPQLVAPAGSLAALRMALQHGADAVYLGLRDATNARNFGGLNFTEADIRTGVAEAHAHGAEVLFAINTFAQMGAVAQWHRAVDAAADLGADAVIMADAGLMGYACARHPDLRLHLSVQGSATHADAIELMRERFNIRRVVLPRVLSLAQIGKLARQTSVELEVFGFGSLCVMAEGRCLLSSYATGDSPNNKGVCSPAHAVRWTEQDGTMQARLSGILIDSYAPGEPAGYPTLCKGRFEVEGERGYVLEEPTSLNALSLLPALIDMGIAAIKIEGRQRSPRYVGDVVGVLRAAIDAACADPARFAPRQEWQGTLGRHAEGDQVTQGAYDRPWR; this is translated from the coding sequence ATGACCCGTTCCACCCCCGCACGCTCCGACGCTCCGCCGCGCCGCCCGCAACTGGTGGCGCCCGCCGGCTCGCTGGCGGCGCTGCGCATGGCCTTGCAGCATGGCGCCGATGCGGTCTACCTGGGGCTGCGCGATGCCACCAACGCGCGCAACTTCGGCGGCCTGAATTTCACCGAGGCCGACATCCGCACCGGCGTGGCCGAGGCCCATGCGCACGGCGCCGAGGTGCTGTTCGCCATCAACACCTTTGCACAGATGGGCGCGGTGGCGCAGTGGCACCGCGCCGTCGATGCGGCCGCGGACCTGGGCGCCGATGCCGTGATCATGGCCGACGCGGGCCTGATGGGCTATGCCTGCGCGCGTCATCCGGACCTGCGGCTGCACCTGTCGGTGCAGGGTTCGGCCACCCATGCCGACGCCATCGAGCTGATGCGCGAGCGCTTCAACATCCGCCGCGTGGTGCTGCCGCGCGTGCTGTCGCTGGCGCAGATCGGCAAGCTGGCGCGCCAGACCAGCGTGGAACTCGAGGTGTTCGGCTTCGGCAGCCTGTGCGTGATGGCCGAAGGGCGCTGCCTGCTGTCGTCCTATGCCACCGGCGATTCGCCCAACAACAAGGGGGTGTGCTCGCCCGCGCATGCGGTGCGCTGGACCGAGCAGGACGGCACCATGCAGGCCCGGCTGTCGGGCATCCTGATCGACAGCTACGCGCCCGGCGAGCCGGCCGGCTATCCGACGCTGTGCAAGGGGCGCTTCGAGGTCGAGGGCGAGCGCGGCTACGTGCTGGAGGAGCCGACCAGCCTGAATGCGCTGTCGCTGCTGCCGGCGCTGATCGACATGGGCATTGCCGCGATCAAGATCGAAGGGCGCCAGCGCAGCCCGCGTTATGTCGGCGACGTGGTCGGCGTGCTGCGCGCGGCCATCGACGCCGCCTGCGCCGATCCGGCCCGCTTCGCACCGCGCCAGGAGTGGCAGGGCACGCTGGGACGCCATGCCGAGGGCGACCAGGTCACGCAGGGCGCCTATGACCGCCCCTGGCGCTGA